TACATCAGATCGAGGGAAATAAGAGAAAACAACGTAAAAAGAATCTGCCAAAAACACAGACTGCAGATACAATATTCGTAAATTAGTTTCCAAACTCTCAGTTAAATTGAATAAATACTCGTTATTGTAGAATTAATTGAAGTCATCTACGGACTCGGTTGTGATGCTATCACGGGTGTGCGGGGACGGGGGGTGCGTGGGGTGGCGGTGAGTTAGTCTAGATACAACTGGCTCAGGCCGAACAAGCCTTCAATCCAGTATCCAGTTAGACAGGTCCGTTGGGCCTATGACTAAACTATAAAATAAACCAATTCGAGGCTGATTATGTGTAACTACCATAAGTTCATAATTTCCATCTCGCCCAACAGCTTCTCTCAATCGCCGGCACTGGAAAGCAAATACTTATTTTTTCTAAAGGTGGCTGAGAACTTCGAACTTGATGGCTACACTGTCGAAGACTTTTACGACTGGATAGCTGAGCCGCTTCTGCCTAAATTCAGGCAGTTACCCGAGGTCACGGCAAGCTTAACACTGCAAGACTTTCTTTTCCCTAAGACATCAAGATACAACATGCGAGGCGAAGGAGAAACTCTGGTTGCTATTCCATCCGATGGGAGCGATGATGTGGCTCCAATATTTGGCATTGATCTGCCAGAAGAGAGTTGCGCGCCTTGGCCTCAACATGACCCAAAGGACATTCAGTTGCctaagaaaaagaactccCATGGGCCTCCATCATTTAAGCCGACCAAGGTTCTCTTGAAGGACGGTAATGCTGCCTATTTCAAGCCTATGAGGCCCGGAGACGAGAGGATCTTTTTGAACGAGCTCAACAAATATCGAAGCATACGCGATGCCCATCTTGACGAGTCCTTACGAATTTCACGCCTCATTGGCCTGGTGCGAGATGATTCCGGTCTGGCTTTTGGATTGCTCTTGACGTATATTGATTGCGGCAACAAGACCTTACTCTGTGCAACACAATCAGATACGCCGGGCGACCTCCGACAGAAATGGGCCGAGCAGGTCCACGACCTGGTCCATCATCTGCATACTGCCGGTATTGTCTGGGGTGATGTGAAGCCCGACAATGTCCTTATCGACCGCCAGACGGATGCATGGCTGATTGATTTTGGCGGAGGGTACACACATGGCTGGGTGCCCAAGGAGTTGGCGGGATCCGTTGAAGGGGATTTGCATGGTTTGCAGAAAATTGAAGAGTTCCTAAGAGACTAAGCAGGTGATATTGATTGGCAGAATCACTTGTTGCTTGTTGCTGTGATGTGTATAAGCCAGTGTATAACATGTTCATACATTACTATATCGTCGCCATTTCCTAATCGCTTTGACTAATGAGATATCTACTTCTGCTGCCCTTACTTTAAAGCCGCACTCATGAATCTTAAAATCTCTAGGTAATGCTCTACAACAGCATTCGTAAtggcttcctcttcctctgcaCTGGCAGGTTATAGATCGCCCGCCGTTGAAGATGTTACGGAAAGGGAAAATCACGAACGGAACGCCACGCTACGGACAGTGACGGAAGGACGTCACTGCAGCTCGCATCAACCAATGACCACTTGGAAGTGGTGAAGTTACTTGGGAACAAGAAGGCCGGCATCACGATGTCGGTCAAGGATGATTGAACGTTCCTGCATTGTGCGGTTAGAATAATGGTATTTGGACGAAATACCTACACAACTCTGTACAGTAGGGACAAGGCATTTGGATCTGGAAGATTCAACGAAGATAGGAGAGGTCTAAGGCAAGGCCAAACAGATCTGCAATGCTATGCTTTTTGCCTGGATGATCTGATGCACGTTTAGGACTCAGAGCAAAACCGCATTTGGCACATAGGATGGCTGCTTCCAGCAAATTGTAATAAAGGCGGGGCCTCtcgagcttctgcagctttgATGGGGGTAAAGTGGGGTGGCTACGTTGTTCATGAACAGAGGAGCGGGCCATTATGACTAAGCAcatataaatataatagaCAGGATTGAATGGCGGAGATGGAGTAGATATAATAGGAAGATGATAAACACGTGAGTTTCAGTAGACAATGGTAATAAATGTTGTTGTTTAGGTCTGGAGTAGTCAAGTAATTAAACTTGACAAGGGTTAGCTGACGGAAACGCGACGCGTTTCGTGTTCTAGGTTTTCTGATTTTCATCAGTACGGTATGTGAAACGCAGTGCGTTTCCATCGGGGAAAGTATGGGGCGAAAATGCTAGACGGTGATTGGTCAAAAAAGGAAACACAGTGCGTTTCTGCTGATAATTCTTGATTACCGGTAGATTCCTGATGTCAATTTCTTTGCTTTCAGAACAACATGCAACAAGTGATATTATTCCAACAACATGGGTTTAGAATAGGGAGCAAAAGGACAGGTCCAGCTGGGATGcattaaatattattattttgTATTTACTATAGGCCCATGCTAAGCCCTTTGCAACTAATTCAACGTCATCCTTGTGACGAACTTTCCTGACATTAAGGGCATTCTCAACAGCGGGCTTTATCTGCCTAGCAACAGTATCACGTCGCCAGTACTGGAAAGAACAGCCGAGAATGTCCGCGCCTTCATCAGGACGCGGTAATTGTCCCTACTGGCCCGTGTGATGTTTCGGGCATGGTCTCCAAATGGCCAACTGCTCGAGTAGCCAAGAGACGAAAAGACTCGGTGCTTCACGCAACGGCTCGAATGCGCAGGCTCGAGAGAAGCGATCAGGTGGTGGCGAAGCTTTATATGTAGCTGTGTCGCTTGTCCCGTTGATGTTGGTGGTCTTGCTGACGGGCCTGACGATAATAGCTTCAGGTTCAATAATGAGCCCAGCGGCAACAAGTTGGAGTGCGTCGCGGCATCATCCTCAAGTATTTAAATCAGATCTCTTACGCCCAACGATATTCATCCTGCTGAAAAATCCTCTCCTGCAGTTGGCGAGTCCTGGCTCAAGTAGCGTGAAGAGTTGTCAACCTCaggtgttggttgttgtGCGATAGGAGACTCGGGAGATGACGGCACAGCTTGTCTTTGTGTATATTCTCTTTCGGTGGGTGAAGGGGTTTGTGGAGGACTGTATGAAGTTTGAGGCTTGAACGATGGGCGGATTTGACGCTTTGGTCGAGCGATGGTCGTGTCGCTGGGTTTGGCGACCTTGCGGCGAGGCTGGGCGTCATGTGTTGAGTCTTCggcttcctcgtcctctGTTCGACGCTTTCTCTTCTGGTGCTTGGTTTGATGCTCGACCGCGTCTGTTTCAACATCCACATCGGTATTGCTGGGGGGCTCGATAGCATGGTCGTGAGATGACGGTAGAGACTTCGTATTGATCGATTTGGCAGCTCTGGCTTTGCGCCTTTCCTCCCTCGCTCGCCTTCTTGTCTGTCGCTTGGCCTCAACAGCGACAATGTCTATGCCAGCTTTTGCATACGTGCGAACAGTAACCTCGCGTATCATTCGCTGCAAGGGGCTACGGTGTTCCTCGTCGGTGTCGTTGTCGGAGCAGCTCATGCTAATGGGGACGGCAGCTGATTCCTCGTCCTCGGGGTCGACGAAACGCAGGCCCTGCAGACATTTGGGAACTGGGTCATTTTCGATAGCGTAGAGACGCCGATCAAGTCGCTCGAGGAACTCGGGGTCAGGTCCAGTGAAGCACATGGGGAGAATCGGCGTCGATGGAAACGTCACCAATTTGGCGCCGAAGGTCGGGACTGGGTCATCAAGAGGCTGCGCGATAAGATAAGCACAGTTCAAACCATCATTCAACGTGCTTAGATACTTACTCCGTACTGTTTCTCATAACTGTCAGCTAGGCATTGCCGCCAGCCGCGTTTTCTCTGTCCTGAGGACATGTGCAGCGATTGTCGATTAATGGTGTTGAGTCGAAAAACAGAAAGCCAGACGCCAAATTGACGCGTCGAGTAACGGAAGAATGATAGCCCGCTGATGACGCTTTGTCAGATGCTTCATACCATGGAACACGCCATTGGTCATATCTTTCTGTCCCGAGATACAGTACCTACCCTGCACTCCCCCAAAATCATTTACCCCACCATCACTGTTTATTTtatctcaacctcaagctcatGTAGAACCGAACTAGATATCTCGGAGTTATGGATGTCTCAGATATTCCAAGTAGCCAAGAGACGGTCGAGGACCCTACTTTACCAGGGTCCTCAGCTGAAGGGGCCACTATCATTCTGACACCAGAAAACGCTGAGGCACGACTGGCATTCCATGATGTTGCGGAATGGCTGCACACACAAACCGACGATCCTGATAACCAAGCTGCGCAACTACACACACGAAAGTGCATGTGGATCTCTTCAAAGCAACAAAATGATCCTGAAGCCGCGCTTCAAGGAGCATCGGAAAgcctttcatcatcatcaccaattTCATCGCCACGGGATCCAAAATCATCGTCCCGCTCAAACAAAAAAGATGAGAGTCGAGACCGTTACGAAATCTGGAAAGGCCACTACTTCATATTTCTCGATAACCCCCCGCGAAATCCGTCAAGAGGATGGGTAGTTGGGGCTCTGAGAGATGCCCCCCATTTGAACGATATCGTCCTTTGTTTACATTCTGGTAACGACAAGATGTACAAGGTTCGACGCAATCAAGCTATCTTTCAAATCGATGAAACAAGTTTTGTATCTGTGCAGCCAATAACTAGCAAATCTGCGACCAAGGTCAACGGGGATAAGATCTCCGACAAGAGAGTTTTCAATCAGTCATCTGCTCAGCTTGCGTTTGGATCCCTCTGCTACCGAATCGAGTATGCTCGAGCGTCTTACGCTGACGACTATCCCAACAGAGTCCAGCGTTACTTGAAAGAGCATCTCAACATTCATACCACTCTATTGAACCTATCACtgacaccaacaccatctgAAAACAGCCCCATTACCATCGGACAATGGACTATCAGCGCAGGTACTATAGGCAAAGGAGCATCTGGAATGGTCAGCATCGCCTCGAATGTCCAGGGTCAACGTGTTGCTTTGAAAAGAGTGCAAGTAGGAAGAGACAGGGAGCGCGTACGGAAAGTTCAAATAAAGCTAGAGACACTTGCTGCATTGAGCCTGAAGAAGAACGAAAACCGCTTGCTGCGACTTATCGAAGTTATCACGGATGATGTGAGATCAACTAATAGGATAGCCGATGTTTGGTTTGTTCAAGAACCAGCTGCTCAGGAAATACTTTCCACTGCCCTCACCAAGGGGTCTGTTCAAACAAGGTCATGAGAGGTGGAAGATCAACACTAATAGCACAACTTCACCGCCACGAGCCTTACCAGCCAGGATAACCTTATCATTACAACCGTTCTGGCAGATATACTCGGCGCTGCAAACTTCCTCCACAGAAATAACTGGATGCACGGAGATCTCAAACCCGCCAACATTGGTATCCGAACTTGGACCGCCGAGTGCAAATCTATAGTGCTGctcgatctcgacgatgCTGAGGAAAGCCCCTTTCCAGGTAGACATCACCCTGCTCGACCTGGAACCGGTGGAACCATTGGGTGGCTAGCTCCTGAGCGAGAGATGACGGGATACAACGAGTTGGCTGATACCTGGAGCATCGGTGTCATCGCCATTGAGATGATTTGGGGGCGCCATCCATGGCGACAGTGGAAGAATCCTTGGAGAACAGGCTCTGAGGCTAGTCAGTTGCAGAAAGAGTTTCAAGACATGTATGGAGAAGCCATTGAATCTTTAAACAAGCTTCATAATGAGGGTATGACCTGGCTTGGTGCGATTTACGTTGTGTAAGAGCGGTGCTGATTTTCTTGCTAGCTTTGAGAAACGCTGTTCTTGGCATGGTGCGGCATCCGTATGCTGTGACACCAGCACAATGCCAATCAAGACTTACAGCTAAAGAGGCTCTGAGTCTTCTGACGGATGCTGAGAATGGTGGAAACTCTAGTAAGCGACATAGAGCGTCTTGAGATAGATATCTGGAGGCTTGCGCGGGCTAAGTTGCACTAGACGATACCTTTCGTATAGAGCTTGGGTAATTCGTAGTGAGTAGGATTTTAGTTACTATAGACCCAAAGAAAATAAAACATAGAGAACTGTAAGACAGACCTCTTCCTAGAATGGGCCCCCCTTGGGGACTGAGTTCACAGGCACACACAGAGACACATTAACCCGACCTGTGGCATTGGCCAACTCGAACTTGGACATGTTCATGATTGTAAGATGACGTATGGAACCGACTAATAAAAGCGAAATCATGCAACATAACTACTACCCAGTTACAAGTAGATCGTTAGTTAGCAAAGCAATATTAGCCCTCATAGGTTCCGGTGACAAGCTCTCAGGAAGGAAACGGTCGAACACAACCAAATCCTCAAACTGATCGTCCTCGTGACACCGGACAATTTGCTCATCGGATGGAAAAAGAACTGTGGAACACTATCCTTTGGGAGATATTAACATCGGCAGCCCTTAGCATGTAGGACAGGAAAGACAGGTCGATTGGATAAACTCGTGGCCTAGAAGCAAATCAAGGCCGGAGTAACTGCTTGTCATGTCGCTTCATAACGAGGGTATTGGTAGAAAACGCAGGCGGTGAGGTGGTATGATTGATGGACGTAGAGATGAATCCGGGGATTAGgtaggaggaggaggggggCAAGAGAAGACTAGTCGCCTACAGGGGGGCACTGAGGGCTATTATGAAGCTAAGCCAAGGTGATAGCAGCACGGTCACCTGTTGCCCATCATTAAAGCATAAAACAAGACATTAGGCCAGGCTATTCTCGAAATCCGGCGTTCAACAGTGTTCATAAACCCATATCAAAATAACCAATTACACTGAAGCCTGGTGTTACTGTTATTGAACACGACACAATTAGATACTGCCTCAAGACACTCGTGCAAGAACAGATGGGAGATTGGCTTGGGTGTATGTTGAATAAAGATTCCCTCTGGTCTAAACTTTTCTGACTTGATGCTATTCTGCTACAGAGACCTCCTTGACATGTTCCAACCTCGTATATAGCGATGTGCCATTCACCATCTTCGAGCACAGCTTTCTTCGGAAGATCTTCCACCATTTCGACAGTGATTTAGTACTCCAGATGGCGTGGAGTGGTAGTTCTGTCACTAGAGAGATACATCGACTCTTTGAAGCGAAGCGGGATACCATCAAAGCAGAGCTCCGCAACGCTTTGACAGCGGTGCATATCAGCTTCGACCTCTGGACGTCACCGAATCACTTTGCAATCATGGCTGTATTTGCGCACTTTATAGATCAACTGGGTCATCAGCAATCCCGTCTGCTGGTTCTGCGTCGTCAATTTGGTGCTCATAGTGGCGAGAACCTCGCCGGTTCTCTGATCGACATCGTCCACGAATGGGAGATTGAGGGGCGCGTTGGCTGTGCCATCTCTGATAACATGACGGCAAATGATACTTGCCTGTACTATATGTACCAGCGGCTCGATCCATCGATGAGACCTGTTGATATCAAAGCCCGCCGGATGCGATGCTATGGGCACACGCTCAATCTCGTCGCGCGTGCCTTTCTCTTTGGCAAAGACGCCGAGTCATTCGAGCTGGAGTCTGACATCAACGGCATGCGCGGTCTTGTTGAGCAGGACCTGGATCATTGGCGCACGAAGGGACCAATTGGGAAGCTCCGCAACATTGTCAAGTTTATCCGTTCATCGCCGCAGCGGAGCGAACAGTTCAAGCGAGTTGCCCGAGAGCAGGATCACGAGGAATACCGGCTCTGCGAGGAATCCACGGCCGAGCTCGAGGTTGTCATGAACAACGAAACGCGGTGGAACTCCACTTACATGATGCATGAGAGGGCTTTGCGAAAGCAGACAGATATCAGAGCATTTATCTTTGCaactcaagaagaggaagacgggGCAAGACGGATCCCGGCGGAGGACATATTGTCCAGCGAAGACTGGCGGGTTCTTGGCGAAGTCAACGAGATTCTCAAACCCATATACCTTCAGACGATGCGGACGCAAGGCTGGGGTAAAGGTGACAGCCATGGACACCTGTGGGAGGTGCTGATAGGAATGGAATATCTGTTGGAGCATTTTGAGGACTGGAAGGTCTTCTATAGTGAGGTTACGGAGGAAACAATGGGAGAAACTCAAGTGGATGCTGCGGAGCGGATTGCAACGGCGTCAGCAAATTTCCGAGTGTCCAACGGTCGGCCAAGCCGCGTTCGCCGTCCCCCTGCCCgctttgaggaggatgaggtttACGTGCTACCACAGCGGAGTCAACCTCCGAGATTCGTAGAATCTGCCTTACCGTTGCATTCTCGGGCTGATTATTCTACGGCGGAGAAACGATCGGCGTCCGAGACGTCGCAAAAGAGCACATTACCAGCGGACCATCGAGCCTACATCCGGGCATCAATCAACAACGggtggaagaagctgaacgAGTATTATGACAAGCTCGGAGAATCTCCCTTGTTTGCGGCAGCAATCATTCTTCACCCGAGGTTCGGGATCAGCTGGTTAGAGGCGACTTGGGTGTCTGAGGAGCAACTCGCTTGGGTTCGTGATGCCAAGGCTGGAATCAAGGATTACTTCACCCGTTGGTACGACGCGAATCAGGGACTATGTGAGGAAACAATGAAGTACGACGCAGCGCCAAGGACGATGGGCCAAGAGGATGATCAGTACACTCAATGGATTAACAGCAAGACGAAGAAAGCGTTTGCGACGGGTGGCAGTGTCGGCGAGCTCGAAAGGTACCTCCGTCTCGAGCCACAGGATACGCAGGATGCTACCCAATGGTGGAGAGACCACAGGGCTTCGTTTCCTTCACTGAGCAGCTTTGCCCTGGATGTCTTTGCTATTCCAGCGATGGCGAGCGATTGTGAGAGACAATTCAGCCTAGCGAAGCTGACGTTGACTTCTCAGAGGCTCTCGATAGGCGCAGATACATTGGAACATGTTCAATGCCTCAAGAACTGGGTCAGGCAGGGCGGAGTAAGGTTAGGTAGTTGGGTGGGTAGCTGAGTGTTGGTGTACACGAGGGGATGACTTCGGGTAGGGGTCTCCACTCACGGAATTGAAAAGGgtatcaatcaaatcaaacaaatcaactttgagctcaagggctgtcaatcaaatcaactttggCCCCgaagttgatttgattgacaTATGATGAGCGCTGGAGACCGCTATAAAAGGCAGCCTTGCTGGTAGCCCgtcgtcatcgccgccaCCACCCGCATTTCCTCGTCTCGGATCCCGTTCTAAGGCCATCGCTAAGCAGTATGATGCCGCTTTAACTTTGGCCTCGACTGCCGATTCGTCCGTTGATGACCTTTACAAGATCATTTGGGGCCAACGACGTTTTGTTATTGCAAGCCTCTTAGATAAGAGGAAAAGTAGGGGCAGGCGAAGCTGGACCGGAAACCATAGCTGGTTCCTTGCAGAGTTGAGGAAAGACAATACATCCAGTGGAGATATCTGGTGTTGCCGGCTGTGCGATGATAAGGGTGCGCCTCGATTTTTCAATGCCCAgtcgacatcatcggcatcagctCATCTTTTCAAGTTCGTGGTACTTGCCATTTCCAGGTTATCACTAACGACTTTTAGAGCTCACAGGATCACCGAGACCTTTGAAGCGGGTTCATCTGGTGACCCTTCAGTTCTCGACCTCCAGAGAAATGGATCCAAGAAAcggccagcttcttcttccctccttcttcctcgagcGAAGATGGCACGGATTAGAGAGCTCTCTGTTGGTTATATCCTTAATTCTAATCTCCCCTTTACTATCTTTGAGAGTACCTATCTGCAGGAGCTGTTCCGTCAGCTGGACTCTGATCATTATATTCAGGTGCCCTGGGGTCGAACTGCAACTAAGAAAGATCTAGAGGACATACTTGTTTCAAAGAAAGCggctgtcaaggaggaacTCGATAATGCTGTTACCCAGATACATCTTAGCTTCGACCTCTGGACCTCTCCGAACAGGTTAGCTTTTATTTCCATCTTTGGTCACTTTATCGATCGGAGACACTCATAATCAAAGCCGGCTGCTGGCTTTCAAGAGGCAGATCGGATCTCATGCCGGTGAGAACATCGCTTACACCATAAGAAACGTCGTCCGTGATTGGGGTATCGATTGTAAGCTAGGGGTTTCGATCTGCGATAATGCGGCCAGTAATGATGTTTGCTTGCGAAACCTCTACACAACTCTCGATGCCTCGATAACTCGAGCGGACACGGAGGCACGAAGGATGCGATGTTTCGGTCATATTCTAAACCCCGTTGCCCAAGCCTTCCTCTACGGCGATGATGCAGCTTCTTTCGAACTTCAGTCTGAGGCCTATGACATGTTAGAGcgggttgaagaagatctcgaacACTGGCGAGCCAAGGGACCAGTTGGGAAGCTTCACAATATCGTCAAGTTCATCCGAGCCTCTCCGCAACGCACCGAAGCTTCAAAGCACATGCAAGGGAGCAGGAGGAGGTAGACACATATAAGCTTGCAGAAGAATCAACCGCCGAGGCTGAAGTCATACAGAACAACGCTACGAGATGGAACTCGACTTACATGATGATTGAGCGTGCCTTAGTCAAGCAGTCTgagctcaacagcttcattcAGGAGTTAGGGCTAGAAGCAGACGCCTCGAAAAGGGTTCCTACGGCTGACATTCTGACATCTGATGACTGGAAGGTCCTCAGGGAAGTTAGTCATGTTTTGGAGCCGGTCTACAATATGACGATGAGAACACAGGGATGGGGTACAAGCGGGGGTCACGGTCGGCTCTGGGAAGTCATGACGGGAATGGAGTTTGTCCTAGAACATCTTGGAGACTGAAAGGTTCTCTACGAGGATGAAACTGCTGATCCGGCTGCGGAAGAATGGTATACAACCCAGGGGGAGGAAGCTGGACCGGCCATGGGTGTGACATCAACACTTTCGCGGCCACCGACCGTCGGACAAATCCGGGAGCGACCCTCACGGCAGTCACGGTTACCATCACGACTTCAAGGATACGAAATTACACCATTGCGCCGCCGTCGCGAAACGACTCTTCCAGCTCGCCCACCCGCCAGCTCAGTTTCATGAAGATGCGCTTCCTGTACATTCCCGAGAAGACTACCTGCAAGACGATGCTCGTTCGGTGAGCAATATTGCCAGTATGGAGGGTCAGGAGCGCTCTAGCATTAAGGCAAATATAAACAATGCTTGGATTAAGTTAAACGAGTACTATACTCTCCTCGGACGGTCGCCTCTGTTTGCAGCCTCTGTTCTGAATCCGGACCTTGGGCTCCGGTGGCTGGAGACCAATTGGACTTCCCCAGAACAGctacaatggcttcgagatGCAAAGGACGGCATCAAAGTCTATTTTGAGCGTTGGTATTCGAAGAATGACGATAATGTCTCTGAGAGTGTCTTTATCACGCCTTCGTTGACGCCCCGACCTGAGCAACGTAGGTTTGAGCAGTGGATAAAAAGCCGGCAACCTAAGCTCTCGGCAACAGGCAGTGAACTCGAACGGTATTACAGGCTCGAACCAGAAAGGTGGATGATCTCATTCGTTGGTGGATCGACCATAGCAATGCTTTCCCACGTTTGAGTAGGTTTGCACTGGATGTTCTTGCTATTCCGGCCATGTCAACCGACTGCGAGAGGGCATTCAGTCTTGCGAAGCTTACAGTCAGCTCACAGCGACATTCTCTACTTAGATCGAGCATTGAATCAATCCAGCTACTGAAGAACTGGGTCAGGGGAGGATGTATTACTCTCGGAGGTCTATGCTCGAGTAACAAGGCCGATTAGAATCCGACGGTAGGGTCATGAGGCCGAGGGAAGCTTCACGTGAGCTACGACATATcagatatcaatcaatcaatcaaatcaaatcagaTTCGAATGGTGATTTATCAGTTCAGATCAGATTTGGGTCCTAatctgatttgattgatctgacgGCAGCCCTGCTGTTTCGGAGGTGCCTTTGCATGTCAGTCATATCGAAtcccagcttcttgagtctcTGGTTATCTCGGCCTACATAGACACGCAGCGCAGGGCCACCAAAAGTCATACGCGATAATTTCAGCCGTCAGTAATAGATCAGTGGTTCCTTTTGACTCCGCGGGGTCCAGCTGAGGACCCAGCCATGGCGGCCACTATCTCGTCGATCCCCCGCCTGCAATCCCCCACTCTAACTCAGGATTGGGACGTGGACGGAATATCGACTCTCTCTCGTCGTGATTTGACTTTGCCTGGCAACAATAACAGACATATTCCAAAGATTTGTGAGAAGTATGCAAGAACTCTACAAGATATCATAGACCTCACCAATCATATCTTGCGATTCAAGAAATCGCCACTGAATCACAATCACGACCAGAATCTGGATGACGGATGTCAAAATATCCGTTCTAGCTTCAGCAAAGGCCTTCTCAGTAACACGGTTCGCATAGACGAGAGAAAAAGCGTAGAGTCTCCTCCTCTCCGCCAGGTAGCTAACCCTCATGTTGGCGTTTTCAGATATGATGACAACACGCCAAGAGAGCTGAGAACATATACTAGAAAATATAAGGTGCTCGGGACGTATGCCGACAACGTCTACAGAAAGTGGAATGAACAGATCCGACCAGC
This genomic interval from Fusarium oxysporum f. sp. lycopersici 4287 chromosome 3, whole genome shotgun sequence contains the following:
- a CDS encoding serine/threonine protein kinase (At least one base has a quality score < 10) → MDVSDIPSSQETVEDPTLPGSSAEGATIILTPENAEARLAFHDVAEWLHTQTDDPDNQAAQLHTRKCMWISSKQQNDPEAALQGASESLSSSSPISSPRDPKSSSRSNKKDESRDRYEIWKGHYFIFLDNPPRNPSRGWVVGALRDAPHLNDIVLCLHSGNDKMYKVRRNQAIFQIDETSFVSVQPITSKSATKVNGDKISDKRVFNQSSAQLAFGSLCYRIEYARASYADDYPNRVQRYLKEHLNIHTTLLNLSLTPTPSENSPITIGQWTISAGTIGKGASGMVSIASNVQGQRVALKRVQVGRDRERVRKVQIKLETLAALSLKKNENRLLRLIEVITDDVRSTNRIADVWFVQEPAAQEILSTALTKGLTSQDNLIITTVLADILGAANFLHRNNWMHGDLKPANIGIRTWTAECKSIVLLDLDDAEESPFPGRHHPARPGTGGTIGWLAPEREMTGYNELADTWSIGVIAIEMIWGRHPWRQWKNPWRTGSEASQLQKEFQDMYGEAIESLNKLHNEGMTWLGAIYVV